One Amorphoplanes digitatis genomic window carries:
- a CDS encoding helix-turn-helix domain-containing protein, with protein sequence MAATGTATSTEKGRRIVGSERQTLAKDLVKRYTSGESIRALAASTGRSYGFVHRVLTESGVQLRQRGGARRRKKA encoded by the coding sequence ATGGCAGCCACGGGCACAGCCACCAGCACTGAGAAGGGTCGTCGAATCGTCGGAAGCGAGCGCCAGACGCTCGCCAAAGACCTGGTGAAGCGTTACACGTCCGGGGAGAGCATTCGCGCGTTGGCCGCCTCGACCGGGCGGTCCTACGGATTCGTGCACCGGGTGCTCACCGAGTCGGGCGTTCAGCTTCGCCAGCGCGGCGGCGCCCGTCGTCGCAAGAAGGCGTGA